The genomic region TCTTGCCTACAGCAGAGGACATGAGCTTTCTCCTCTCTCAAACCTGGcccttttctgtctcctttatGATCCTACTCCTTCTGGCTTTCCTTTTATCTTCAGTATCCCTCTATTTACGatttccagattttaaaaattagtagtgTGGCAGACATGTTGGTCACAGGCCCAAGTTCCTCATGATTTTCTACCtcttcttcctgcctccctcctcctaTAGAGTCTGAAAATGCCAGAAACTTTCctggcttcccttgcagctagaaATGGCTATGTGATTCAGTCTGGCCAATGAGACATAAGGGGACTTCTGGTAGGAGGCTTATGGGAAATATtatttgaacatttatttatctGGGAAAAGGAAGTAggctctctcctttctttcttgccATGGATGTTGGTATATAAGAACATGATGTTTGAGGCTGAGGCAGCCATCTTGCAACTAGAAGGCAATAAGTCTGAGGATGAGAAACCAGTGTGCATAGGATGTTGTTGAGAGAGGATGGACAAAGCCGGGGCTTAGGGACTTTGCTGGACCTCTGAGCTAATCCTGGCGCTTGCACCCTCCAAACTTCTTGTTATGTTAATTTAATGTTGTTTTGATCAAATTATGTTAGTAAAATCATCTTTTTGCAACTCAAACATTCTGACTGACAGGGTTGTCTTTGTATGAatttcttctcttgctttttttttttttctattttgttgactAACTTCTTTTGCGTTCCTCCAGATTACATCCTGAAGATTCAGGAATGTAATTCCTGACACTGCAGTTGCTTTTGAACTTCCTGTAATACTTGACATTGTTCATCTATCCTATGGAGAACTTTGCCTCCTTGGGCTTCTGTGATACTTCAGAGTCTGGGGTCTCCATCTgcattcctctctttctttttttgttggagGCCCCACTGGGATCTctgcctttcttctcttcctcttgcaCTGACTCCTCACCATGAACTGCCCTTGCCGAACACCTGCTACATATTAGGAGCCAAACTTGgctctttccagtggtcattttaTTTACTGCTCAGTTATTATTATCCTCACTTAACATATATGGAACCTAGGCTTTgagaggttaattaacttgcccaaggctatcccaaatagctcagctggtaaagaatccacctgcaatgcaggagaccctggtttgattcctaggtcaggaagatccccagaagaaggggtaggctacccactccagaatttttgggcttccctggtggctcagagagtaaagaatccacctgtgatgcaggagacctaggttcaatccttaggttgggaagatctcctggaggaaggcatgacaacccactccagcattcttgcctgcagatccccatgaaccgaggagcctggagggccaaaatccatggggttgcaaagagtcaggcatgactgagcaaccaagcacaagGCTATCCGGTTAGTAGATAACATTATCTTCTACTTTAATTGTGCCATCTTGCCCAAGGCTAGACAGACAGTCCCTTTTTCATAGCTCTCTGTATCTCCTCTCCCAAGGTAAAGCAACCCATTCTTATGGCATTACCTATACTTTTATAGAGAGAcctcttccttggtggctcagatggtaaagaatctgcctgcaatgtgggagacccaggtttgatccctgggtcgggaagatcccctggagaagggaatggcaacccactctagtactcttgcctggagagttccatggacagaagagcctggttggctaaagtccatggggttgcacagagtcgacaTGGTTGAGTGACTATAGTCCTATAGGCTTGTACTATCTCCTTTGTCCTAAAAAATCACTGAAGCTTCTCCTATCCTTTACGTCTGGCGTGTATAGAGTTACCTAAACTGCCTTTGTGAATTTCCGACCATGGTGTATCCCAGCCACAGAGATGGACGGATGTCTTGCGTCCTCTttgtctcctcctcccttcctcatcTCATGTATTCAGCCAGAAGCAGCAGCCGATAATgacttcatttaaaatgtttcttgcaTCTGTCCCTTTGCCCTCATTCCTGGGCAGTGACCCATGCCCACCTCATCTAGCACAATAGTTTCCTCcctgctcttcctgccttcagcccCTCCCTTCTCATCCATCCCCAGGATGCTCCCAGATTACCTGTTCCGGTACATTGCTTTCCTTGTGTCCCTCACTTTTCTGGATCCCTCATTGAACCCCCACTGCCTCACTTTCATGGCTCTTCATTGTCTAGCTCTAGTCTTGTTTCTCTCCAGAGTAGTTCAAATCAGCCAGAGTGGTCTGCTCTTTCAGGTATACCTTCCCCTTCCCTAACTTCCAGCAGCCCATTTGTCCAACCCTGCCTGACCTCCTCTTGTAAGTGTCAAATGTCACATCTTTCTGAAACCACCTCTGTCCCTTGGGCCAGGGTAAGACTTCAGTCACCAGACCCTGagatctctccctccctcctttgaaATTTCCCAAAACACTCATTGTCTGAATGTGTCACCAGGGCACCTGATGGTTGCTCACTGTGTCATGCCCAAGCTGGGTTTCCCAAAATCAAGGTGGTAAAGTCCTTTGTGATTGGAACCATGCTTCTCCTTGCTGAGGCTCAAGGTTGGGGAACTGAGTGGAGCCATGCCCTTTCTTAGAAGTCAGTCCATCACCTGTACAAACTttaattgagcatctactatgttctAGGTACTATTCTGAACACTGAGAGTGCATCTGAGGAGACAAGTTCTTGCCCTCAAGGAACTTATGGTCtaataagaaaacagacaaatacattttagaaagtaTGAGTGTTTTGTAGGGCAAGTATAAGATGCTCATAATAGGGGCACCTTACCATGacaaagggtttcccaggtggctcaagtggtaaggaatccacctgccaatgcaggagacactggtttgatccttgggtcaggaagatcccctggagagggaaatggcaacgcagtccagtattcttgtctgggaaatcccatgaacagaggagcctggcaggctacagtccatagagtcacaaaagagtcggacaagacttagcaactaaaccaccgccaCCACAACTATGACTAAAATGccagggaaggcttccctgagacagtaaattttatttttttagttttacaagtctcaattttttattattaggggtttcccaggtggtgtagttggtaaagaatcctagaatcaacaaaaaataacataacatttcaataaatataatcagaacaaacaaaatgtagggaaaaagaaaataaaaactatactaCCTAAGGAAGTAAATTTTAGATTGGGGCCTGAAGAGATTTATCCAGGTGAAGAGGAGGGAaaggacattccaggcagagCATATATGAAGGCTCAGAAGTGACACAGAATGTAGCACATTTGAGGGACTTTTATTTGAAGATAAAAGTCACACATGGCTCTGGTTGGCATGGAGAGTGTGGAGACAGGTcaggggaagggctgggagggaTAAGCAGGGCCACATGGGTTGGACCCCAGAGAAACAGGAGCCGGGATGTTGTGGCCTTGGTGAAGAGAGGGTGAGACTTGTTAGGGGAGGAAGCTATACATACGGGGCTGTATAAGGGGGCACAGAAGGAGGAGTAGATGACAAGCAGGTAGGGAACAGTGAACTGGCTGGTAAAACTCAGAAGACCATGGAAGCATTCCAGTTGGAACCTGCCCTGTGACCTAGCCAGTGGTCAGGAATTCCGAAAGCTCTGTAGGGTCTACCAGGCCAAGCATGGTGTGATAAAAGCCATGAGAGAGGTGTGTATAAAGCCCTGTGTTGGAACGAGGTGGTTCAAGAAAGGCTTCCTGGGTCTGTTGGGCTTTGGGACGGAACTCCTGGTGCTGAGTGGGTTGGCTCAGGACAGTATTCTCTCTTTCCTGCCAGCGGCCAGTGCTCAACCCGTGATCTAATGGCCTCTGGCTCTGGGGCCCATGGTGGCTGTTATTTCTGGAGGAAGCACCCCTTCTATAGCAGGAGCAATCCTTGGGAGAACTGGGAGGGCAAAGACCACTTCCTTGACATTTATTTCCTACCCAGGCTCTACCAACTTCAGCAAATAGCTACTTTCTCTCCAAGGCAATTGGATCAACTTGTCCAAACATGCGCAGCCAATAAGTGAGTCTGAATTGAGGTCTTTGTCTACTGTAGCACCTCCCCCACTATCCAGAATAATTTTGTTATCATCTACaagataaattttcatttatatttattctttcccAAAGAAGAAAGCAGATGTAAAATGATTGGGTTTAACACTATCTCACAGAAactctgcttctttctcttccccttaCAGAGGATTTTGTTTAATTCAAATTTATTATCAGACATTATCACATACATTTAGGATACATCAGTGAAGCAGAAGCCAGGGTAAAGACTCTGCCCAAACTTACATTTTAGCGGACAAGACAAACAGAAGACATAATGAGTAAGTTACATTGTTTGCTAGCAAAGGTGATGAATGCTATAGAAAAAGAACAAGGGGAACCAAACAGAAGTTTTTTATTCTCACAAGTCAATTTAACTTAGTGGGCAGGAGGACAGATAGAATGAGAAGCAAGGGGGAGAAGGAGCAGGGCTTccgttttctttcctgtttttaaaaaatatggatcaattttattttttgtaggttttttttttttttctgttgaggtatagttgatttataatactatactgatttcaggtatatagcatagtgagtgattcaaaaaattttagattataccccatttaacatttttttttgtttgttttaaaaaacaatattgtttTATTACTAACAGGAGTGGTCTGCCTGGGTAGGTGGGTGTGCTGGGCTCAGTGTACGTGGGGGCTGTGAAGAATAGATAGCTGACAGCCTGGAAAGAAAGGGAGTGGGTCTGGAGGCTAGGCCCACAGGTTCCTCCAGTTTACTTCGGGCCTGAGGCAGACTTAATAAAGGATTCATGGCAAGCAATGGCCAGGCCACCAATAAGATTAAGAAATTCTTGGAAATCTAGCTGCCCATCAGAGTTGAGGTCCAATCTCTTCATCATGCGGTCCAGGACACCAGGGTCCTTCTGGTTCTTTGTGAAGGCACCCAGCTCTGTATTCATGAAGATTAGGAACTCGGCCTTGGAGAGTTTGCTGTTGTTACCATCCCTTCCAGCATGCTTTTGGAAAACAGCAATCAGAGACTCGATGCATCGTTCAGTCTCCGTAGGGCTGGATACTTTTGCCATGTCGGAGAGGAGCGAGGCGCGC from Muntiacus reevesi chromosome 2, mMunRee1.1, whole genome shotgun sequence harbors:
- the LOC136158271 gene encoding protein S100-A11, with product MAKVSSPTETERCIESLIAVFQKHAGRDGNNSKLSKAEFLIFMNTELGAFTKNQKDPGVLDRMMKRLDLNSDGQLDFQEFLNLIGGLAIACHESFIKSASGPK